One Cupriavidus oxalaticus genomic region harbors:
- the fdhF gene encoding formate dehydrogenase subunit alpha: MNALTRAERALVESAEPAVTFTLNGREVTAQPGESLLKVAQREGFDVPHLCYKDGLEPAGNCRACMVEIQGERVLAPSCCRYPADGMQVQTESERARRAQRTVLELLQSDMPETEYTRHNELDQWAAKLEVGKPRFAPRERVAADLSHPAIAVNLDACIQCTRCLRACRDEQVNDVIGLALRGDEARIVFDMDDPMGASTCVACGECVQACPTGALMPARDVALAVPDKQVESVCPYCGVGCQLTYNVKDNRILFVEGRDGPANHQRLCVKGRYGFDYVQHPQRLPVPLVRRAGVPKRGDFVMDPDHVMDVFREASWEEALALAGGRLAQIRDTHGKRALAGFGSAKGSNEEAYLFQKLVRTGFGSNNVDHCTRLCHASSVAALLEGIGSGAVSNPVMDVDKAEVVIVIGANPTVNHPVAASWIKNAVKNGTRLIVADPRRSDLARFAWRFLQFTPDADVALLNAMMHVIVSEGLVDRDFIDSRTIGFDELQRNVAAYSPELMAPICGIDAGTIREVARLYATSKASMILWGMGISQHVHGTDNARCLIALALMTGQIGRPGTGLHPLRGQNNVQGASDAGLIPMMYPDYRRVDDPVAIASFEALWGMPLDRQPGLTVVEVMQAIERGEVRGMYIMGENPAMSDPDAEHAREALASLDHLVVQDIFLTETAYLADVVLPASAFPEKTGTFTNTDRTVQLGRQALDPPGQARQDLWIIRQMAAQLGLDWHYDSVVDVFNEMRKAMPSIGGVTWERLEREHAVTYPCTEEGDPGEPVIFTDGFPTATGRGRFVPADIIPAAERPDVDYPMVLITGRQLEHWHTGSMTRRAGVLDAIEPDPVALVHPLDLDALGGKPGDVVTLSSRRGEVTLYARADAGTPRGAVFVPFCYYEAAINKLTNAALDPFGKIPEFKYCAIRMTLGGQVPVQSSYGGGQILEAV, from the coding sequence ATGAACGCACTGACCCGCGCCGAACGCGCGCTTGTCGAATCCGCCGAGCCGGCCGTCACCTTCACGCTCAACGGCCGCGAAGTCACCGCTCAGCCCGGCGAAAGCCTGCTCAAGGTGGCGCAGCGCGAAGGCTTCGACGTCCCGCACCTGTGCTACAAGGACGGCCTGGAACCGGCCGGCAACTGCCGCGCCTGCATGGTCGAGATCCAGGGCGAGCGCGTGCTGGCCCCGTCCTGCTGCCGCTATCCCGCCGACGGCATGCAGGTGCAGACCGAATCCGAACGCGCCCGCCGCGCCCAGCGCACCGTGCTGGAGCTGCTGCAGTCGGACATGCCGGAAACGGAATACACGCGCCACAACGAGCTAGACCAGTGGGCAGCGAAGCTGGAGGTCGGCAAGCCGCGCTTTGCCCCGCGCGAACGCGTGGCGGCAGACCTGTCGCACCCGGCCATCGCCGTCAACCTCGATGCCTGCATCCAGTGCACCCGCTGCCTGCGCGCCTGCCGCGACGAGCAGGTCAATGACGTCATAGGCCTGGCCCTGCGCGGCGATGAAGCCCGCATCGTGTTCGACATGGACGACCCGATGGGCGCCTCCACCTGCGTCGCCTGCGGCGAATGCGTGCAGGCCTGCCCGACCGGCGCACTGATGCCGGCGCGCGACGTGGCCCTGGCCGTTCCCGACAAGCAGGTCGAATCGGTGTGCCCGTATTGCGGCGTGGGCTGCCAGCTCACCTACAACGTCAAGGACAACCGCATCCTGTTCGTGGAAGGCCGCGACGGTCCCGCCAACCACCAGCGGCTGTGCGTGAAGGGCCGCTACGGCTTCGACTACGTACAGCACCCGCAGCGGCTGCCCGTGCCGCTGGTGCGCCGCGCAGGCGTGCCCAAGCGCGGCGATTTCGTCATGGACCCGGACCACGTGATGGACGTGTTCCGCGAAGCCAGCTGGGAAGAGGCGCTGGCGCTCGCCGGCGGCAGGCTCGCGCAGATCCGCGACACGCACGGCAAGCGCGCGCTGGCGGGCTTCGGCTCGGCCAAGGGCAGCAACGAAGAGGCCTACCTGTTCCAGAAGCTGGTGCGCACCGGCTTCGGCAGCAACAACGTCGACCATTGCACGCGGCTGTGCCATGCCTCGTCGGTGGCGGCGCTGCTGGAAGGCATCGGCTCGGGCGCGGTGTCCAATCCGGTGATGGACGTCGACAAGGCCGAGGTCGTGATCGTGATCGGTGCCAACCCGACCGTGAACCATCCTGTCGCAGCCAGCTGGATCAAGAATGCCGTGAAGAACGGCACCAGGCTGATCGTGGCCGATCCGCGCCGCTCCGACCTGGCGCGCTTCGCCTGGCGCTTCCTGCAGTTCACGCCCGATGCCGACGTGGCGCTGCTCAACGCGATGATGCATGTGATCGTCAGCGAGGGCCTGGTGGACCGCGACTTCATCGACAGCCGCACCATCGGCTTCGACGAACTGCAGCGCAATGTCGCCGCGTACAGCCCCGAGCTGATGGCGCCGATCTGCGGCATCGACGCCGGGACCATCCGCGAAGTCGCCCGGCTCTATGCCACCTCGAAGGCATCGATGATCCTGTGGGGCATGGGCATATCGCAGCACGTGCATGGCACCGACAACGCGCGCTGCCTGATCGCGCTGGCGCTGATGACCGGCCAGATCGGCCGGCCCGGCACGGGGCTGCATCCGCTGCGCGGGCAGAACAACGTGCAGGGCGCGTCCGACGCGGGGCTGATCCCGATGATGTATCCCGACTACCGGCGCGTCGACGATCCGGTGGCGATCGCCAGCTTCGAGGCGCTATGGGGCATGCCGCTCGACCGCCAGCCGGGCCTGACCGTGGTGGAGGTCATGCAGGCGATCGAGCGCGGCGAAGTGCGCGGCATGTACATCATGGGCGAGAACCCGGCGATGTCCGACCCCGACGCCGAGCATGCGCGCGAGGCGCTCGCGTCGCTCGATCACCTGGTGGTGCAGGACATCTTCCTGACCGAGACGGCTTACCTGGCGGACGTGGTGCTGCCGGCATCGGCGTTCCCGGAAAAGACCGGCACCTTCACCAACACCGACCGCACCGTGCAGCTCGGGCGGCAGGCGCTCGATCCACCCGGGCAGGCGCGGCAGGACCTGTGGATCATCCGGCAGATGGCGGCGCAGCTCGGCCTGGACTGGCACTACGACAGCGTCGTGGACGTGTTCAACGAGATGCGCAAGGCGATGCCGAGCATCGGCGGCGTGACCTGGGAACGGCTGGAGCGCGAACATGCGGTGACGTATCCGTGCACGGAAGAGGGCGATCCGGGCGAGCCCGTGATTTTCACGGACGGCTTCCCGACCGCCACCGGCCGTGGCCGCTTCGTGCCCGCCGACATCATTCCGGCTGCGGAGCGCCCTGATGTGGACTACCCCATGGTGCTGATCACCGGGCGCCAGCTGGAGCACTGGCATACCGGCAGCATGACGCGTCGCGCCGGCGTGCTCGATGCGATCGAGCCGGACCCGGTGGCGCTGGTGCATCCGCTGGATCTCGATGCACTGGGCGGCAAGCCCGGGGATGTGGTCACGCTGTCGTCGCGCCGCGGCGAAGTCACGCTGTATGCGCGCGCCGATGCCGGCACGCCGCGCGGCGCCGTGTTCGTGCCGTTCTGCTACTACGAAGCGGCGATCAACAAGCTGACCAACGCGGCGCTGGACCCGTTCGGCAAGATTCCCGAGTTCAAGTATTGCGCGATCAGGATGACGCTGGGCGGGCAGGTGCCGGTGCAGTCGAGCTATGGGGGCGGGCAGATATTGGAGGCTGTTTAG
- a CDS encoding NADH-ubiquinone oxidoreductase-F iron-sulfur binding region domain-containing protein, whose product MNQVVIPLEATGLGRQRKRRQPKGRQVDAAALAEVRVALGDMPRRRDLLIEHLHRINDRYGQLAMPHLVALASELRLSMTEVYEVASFYHHFDVVREDADGQIAAPPALTVRVCEGIACELAGARALIDKLPALLGTDVRVVAAPCIGRCEKAPAALVGQNPVDGATADTVAAAVQARAVRHEPEPHIGYGAYRAAGGYGLLQSLADGTLDPAAVLCTMEDSGLRGLGGAGFPAGRKWRIVQKEPAPRLMAVNIDEGEPGTFKDRVYLERDPHRFLEGMLIAATVVNVSAIYIYLRDEYAGCRALLAEALRQLRDDPPIPGLPAIELRRGAGAYICGEESAMIESIEGKRGMPRLRPPYVAQVGLFGRPTLEHNFETLYWVRDIIEKGAEWFASQGRNGRKGLRSFSVSGRVKKPGVHLAPAGITVRELIDEYCGGMLDGHAFYAYLPGGASGGILPASMGHIPLDFDTLQPYGCFIGSAAVVILSDHDSVTQAARNLMHFFKHESCGQCTPCRTGTAKALDLIHQPKWDLAALDDLSAVMRDASICGLGQAAPNPVDCVIRYFPHELG is encoded by the coding sequence ATGAACCAGGTTGTCATCCCCCTCGAGGCGACAGGGCTCGGCCGGCAGCGCAAGCGCCGCCAGCCCAAGGGCCGCCAGGTCGACGCGGCCGCGCTGGCCGAAGTGCGCGTGGCGCTGGGCGACATGCCGCGCCGCCGCGACCTGCTGATCGAGCACCTGCACCGCATCAACGACCGCTACGGCCAGCTTGCCATGCCGCACCTGGTGGCGCTCGCGAGCGAGCTGAGGCTGTCGATGACCGAGGTGTACGAGGTCGCCAGCTTCTACCACCATTTCGACGTGGTCCGCGAGGACGCGGATGGACAGATCGCCGCGCCGCCCGCGCTGACAGTGCGCGTGTGCGAAGGCATCGCCTGCGAGCTGGCAGGTGCCCGGGCCCTGATCGACAAGCTGCCCGCGTTGCTCGGCACCGACGTGCGCGTGGTTGCCGCGCCCTGCATCGGCCGTTGCGAGAAAGCGCCGGCGGCGCTGGTGGGGCAGAACCCCGTGGACGGTGCGACCGCCGATACGGTTGCCGCCGCGGTGCAGGCCAGGGCCGTGCGTCATGAGCCCGAGCCCCATATCGGCTACGGCGCGTACCGTGCAGCCGGCGGCTATGGGCTGCTGCAGTCGCTTGCCGACGGCACCCTCGATCCCGCCGCCGTGCTCTGCACGATGGAAGATTCCGGCCTGCGCGGCCTGGGCGGCGCGGGCTTTCCCGCCGGCCGCAAATGGCGCATCGTGCAGAAGGAACCGGCACCGCGCCTGATGGCCGTGAATATCGACGAAGGCGAGCCAGGCACCTTCAAGGACCGTGTCTACCTCGAGCGCGATCCGCACCGCTTCCTGGAAGGCATGCTGATCGCGGCGACGGTGGTCAACGTGTCGGCGATCTACATCTACCTGCGCGACGAATATGCCGGCTGCCGCGCGCTGCTGGCCGAGGCACTGCGGCAGCTGCGCGACGACCCGCCCATTCCGGGCCTGCCCGCGATCGAGCTGCGCCGCGGTGCCGGCGCGTATATCTGCGGCGAAGAGTCGGCCATGATCGAGTCGATCGAAGGCAAGCGCGGCATGCCGCGGCTGCGCCCGCCGTATGTGGCGCAGGTCGGCCTGTTCGGCCGGCCCACGCTCGAGCACAACTTCGAGACCCTGTACTGGGTGCGCGACATCATCGAGAAGGGGGCGGAGTGGTTCGCCTCGCAGGGGCGCAACGGGCGCAAGGGTTTGCGCTCGTTCTCGGTATCGGGGCGCGTGAAGAAGCCGGGCGTTCACCTGGCGCCAGCGGGCATCACCGTGCGCGAGCTGATCGACGAATACTGCGGCGGCATGCTCGATGGCCATGCGTTCTACGCCTACCTGCCGGGCGGCGCGTCGGGCGGCATCCTGCCCGCGTCGATGGGCCATATCCCGCTCGATTTCGACACGCTGCAGCCGTACGGCTGCTTTATCGGCTCGGCCGCGGTGGTGATCCTGTCCGACCACGACAGCGTCACGCAGGCGGCGCGCAACCTGATGCACTTCTTCAAGCATGAGTCGTGCGGGCAATGCACGCCGTGCCGCACCGGCACGGCCAAGGCGCTCGACCTGATCCATCAGCCGAAGTGGGACCTCGCAGCGCTGGACGACCTGTCCGCGGTGATGCGCGATGCATCGATCTGCGGACTGGGGCAGGCCGCGCCCAATCCCGTCGACTGCGTGATCAGGTACTTCCCGCACGAACTTGGGTGA